A genomic window from Alkalihalobacillus sp. AL-G includes:
- a CDS encoding nucleotidyltransferase, giving the protein MNALGLIVEYNPFHNGHFYHLQEAKKKSEAELAIAVMSGNFLQRGEPAMVSKWTRTEMALRSGVDVVVELPYAYATQRADQFAFGAVAILDALLCRRIIFGSESGEIEPFLNTVSFIEQNERMYNERIQAQIQSGLSYPSAASRAFLEIPERPETTVDLSKPNNILGFHYINAIRKLNSSIIPETIKRTGAGYHDKENTSNTIASATGIRSKLIEHQEPLSSISELVPPATNDSLTKHLSAYQQFQSWEKYFPLLKYRLFTSTPSELSSIYECVEGLENRLLDLIKESESFHDFLNSVKTKRYTWTRLQRLCTHILTNTHKSVMEKATLSGPSYVRLLGMSPTGQQYLSQIKKKMALPLVSTVSQHDDPLIELDMRATKTYILGFPSDCHSTLWKQEYSTPPLRHQI; this is encoded by the coding sequence ATGAATGCTCTTGGCCTAATCGTTGAATACAATCCATTTCATAACGGTCATTTCTATCATTTACAAGAAGCGAAAAAAAAATCAGAAGCTGAACTTGCTATTGCAGTCATGAGCGGTAACTTCCTGCAACGTGGAGAGCCTGCAATGGTATCAAAATGGACACGTACGGAAATGGCCCTTCGTTCTGGCGTCGATGTTGTTGTGGAATTACCGTACGCATACGCTACTCAAAGAGCGGACCAATTCGCCTTTGGTGCGGTAGCAATCCTTGACGCACTCCTTTGCAGACGAATCATTTTTGGAAGCGAGTCAGGTGAAATAGAACCATTCTTGAACACTGTATCGTTCATCGAACAAAACGAAAGAATGTATAATGAAAGAATTCAGGCCCAAATTCAGTCAGGGCTGAGTTACCCTTCTGCTGCATCACGGGCATTTCTAGAGATCCCAGAGCGACCAGAAACTACTGTAGACCTGTCAAAGCCAAACAATATTTTAGGTTTCCATTACATAAATGCTATTCGTAAGCTCAATTCATCCATCATCCCAGAAACGATTAAAAGAACCGGAGCGGGTTATCATGATAAAGAAAATACCTCAAACACCATTGCAAGTGCAACTGGTATCCGCAGCAAGTTGATTGAGCATCAGGAGCCCCTGAGTAGTATATCAGAGCTGGTACCGCCTGCAACAAACGACAGTTTAACAAAACATCTCAGTGCTTACCAGCAATTCCAGAGTTGGGAAAAGTATTTCCCTTTACTGAAATACCGTTTGTTCACATCAACACCAAGTGAACTTTCCAGTATATATGAGTGTGTAGAAGGACTGGAAAACAGATTGCTTGACCTGATTAAGGAATCTGAATCCTTTCATGACTTCCTGAACAGTGTAAAAACAAAACGGTACACGTGGACGAGATTACAACGTCTCTGTACACATATCCTTACAAATACTCATAAGTCTGTTATGGAAAAGGCGACTTTGTCTGGTCCGTCTTATGTTCGTTTATTGGGCATGAGTCCTACGGGTCAGCAGTATTTGAGTCAAATCAAAAAGAAAATGGCTCTACCATTAGTCAGCACAGTTTCACAACATGATGACCCACTGATTGAACTGGATATGAGAGCGACAAAAACGTATATATTAGGCTTCCCGTCCGACTGTCATTCTACACTGTGGAAACAAGAATACTCGACACCGCCGCTTCGCCATCAAATATAA
- a CDS encoding DUF177 domain-containing protein, translating into MKWSIQQLRSFQHKGLKIDETIKMEMIRDFDPEILELSPVHVKGNAEINQNRAVFHLTLTGEMTLPCAKTLVEVPYPFTIQSTEIFLFDPEHSVDANEEDIHVLEGNTVDLIPYIRENILLEKPLKIISPEPTNDPPAPPTGKGWDVVEESEQREKVDPRMAELAKLLNKNDEKK; encoded by the coding sequence ATGAAATGGTCCATACAGCAACTGAGAAGTTTTCAGCACAAAGGACTAAAAATTGATGAAACAATCAAGATGGAAATGATACGCGATTTTGATCCGGAAATTCTCGAACTTTCACCAGTTCATGTAAAGGGAAATGCTGAGATTAACCAAAATCGTGCCGTATTTCATCTTACATTGACAGGGGAAATGACCTTACCTTGTGCAAAAACACTTGTGGAAGTCCCTTATCCGTTTACGATCCAATCAACAGAAATTTTTCTGTTTGATCCGGAGCACAGTGTAGACGCAAATGAGGAAGATATTCACGTATTAGAGGGAAACACGGTCGATTTAATACCCTATATCCGTGAAAATATCCTTCTGGAAAAGCCTTTGAAGATTATCAGCCCTGAACCAACTAATGACCCGCCAGCTCCACCTACAGGAAAGGGTTGGGATGTTGTTGAAGAGAGTGAACAACGCGAAAAGGTTGATCCGAGAATGGCCGAACTGGCTAAGTTACTTAACAAAAATGATGAAAAAAAGTGA
- the rpmF gene encoding 50S ribosomal protein L32: MAVPFRRTSTTRKNKRRTHYKLKVPGMVKCPECGEYKLSHRVCPECGTYKGKEVVSK, translated from the coding sequence ATGGCAGTACCTTTTAGAAGAACCTCTACTACTCGTAAAAACAAACGTCGTACACATTATAAGCTAAAAGTACCTGGAATGGTAAAATGCCCAGAATGTGGCGAATACAAGCTTTCTCACCGTGTATGTCCGGAATGTGGAACATACAAAGGAAAAGAAGTAGTTTCAAAATAA
- a CDS encoding enoyl-CoA hydratase/isomerase family protein, whose product MKIKKECRDGIGWIVLNQPERRNAIDTEMMGRLKEILTEYENDGDIKLVVITGSGSKAFCSGGDLSVFHNLHTEDEAYAMLSKMGDILFQLFTFPKPTIALLNGTAVGGGCEIASACDFRIGFPHVKLGFIQGTLGITTGWGGSTYLMERLDPVAAFEMLLTATTYSADEALTLNFIQKILNSNDQLKEFNEYVSPMLQLSLDVLQAYKQRSLDRMDLIHMKTRIDREIKECARLWESDDHHIAVRKFLDH is encoded by the coding sequence GTGAAAATCAAAAAAGAATGCAGGGATGGCATCGGGTGGATCGTATTGAATCAACCTGAACGTCGGAATGCGATTGATACCGAAATGATGGGGCGATTGAAGGAAATACTTACGGAGTATGAAAACGATGGGGATATCAAGCTTGTCGTCATTACCGGCAGTGGATCTAAAGCATTTTGTTCCGGTGGAGATCTTTCGGTTTTTCATAATCTACATACTGAAGATGAAGCGTATGCCATGCTTTCTAAAATGGGGGACATACTCTTTCAACTGTTTACCTTTCCTAAACCGACCATTGCATTGTTGAATGGAACTGCTGTTGGTGGTGGATGTGAAATCGCTTCTGCTTGCGACTTTCGAATAGGTTTTCCTCATGTTAAACTCGGATTCATTCAAGGTACACTTGGCATTACTACGGGATGGGGAGGTTCTACGTATTTAATGGAACGACTTGACCCTGTAGCTGCATTTGAGATGCTATTAACCGCAACAACCTATTCTGCAGATGAAGCTTTAACTTTAAATTTCATCCAAAAGATATTGAATTCAAATGACCAGCTAAAAGAGTTTAATGAGTATGTATCACCAATGTTGCAACTTTCCTTAGATGTTTTGCAGGCTTATAAACAACGGAGCCTGGATCGGATGGATTTGATTCACATGAAGACGCGGATTGATAGAGAAATCAAGGAGTGTGCCCGTCTTTGGGAATCCGACGATCATCACATAGCAGTACGAAAATTTCTTGATCATTAA
- a CDS encoding RsfA family transcriptional regulator, translated as MGSTRQDAWNNDEDLFLAEVVLRHIREGGTQLAAFEEVGKKLSRTSAACGFRWNSLIRKKYDAAITIAKNQRKQAMNKRAEKGKANKDNPMQQEQSQNYPERIETVNRSENPLDKLNLEDVVDYLKALKDGSSREKTLERENEKLQQVVAEVKKQNEQLKQEYEQLQKSFENVNEDYTTMLNFMERARKLAVTDDPHSNQVKFQMDYNGNLQKVEK; from the coding sequence GTGGGTTCAACACGCCAGGATGCCTGGAACAATGATGAAGACCTCTTTTTAGCAGAGGTAGTCCTCCGTCATATTCGAGAGGGCGGCACTCAGCTTGCGGCTTTTGAAGAGGTAGGAAAGAAGCTATCTCGTACATCAGCAGCATGTGGTTTCAGGTGGAACTCATTAATACGAAAGAAATATGATGCGGCAATCACAATAGCAAAAAATCAACGTAAACAGGCAATGAACAAAAGAGCAGAGAAAGGAAAAGCAAATAAGGATAATCCAATGCAACAAGAACAATCTCAAAACTATCCTGAACGGATCGAGACAGTAAACCGATCAGAAAATCCACTAGATAAACTGAATCTTGAAGATGTTGTTGATTATTTAAAAGCATTGAAAGATGGTAGCAGCCGTGAAAAAACACTTGAGAGAGAGAATGAAAAATTACAACAGGTGGTTGCTGAGGTAAAAAAGCAAAATGAACAATTAAAACAAGAGTACGAACAATTACAAAAATCATTTGAAAATGTTAACGAAGATTATACGACAATGCTGAATTTTATGGAACGTGCCCGTAAACTTGCAGTGACCGATGATCCACATTCAAATCAGGTGAAATTTCAGATGGATTATAACGGAAACCTTCAAAAAGTAGAAAAATAA
- a CDS encoding N-acetyltransferase, whose amino-acid sequence MYKVQRLLINFKTLEEFKKFKEYGIQELSMLEDLQENIIENDSESPFYGIYYGNKLVARMSLYRIDGNYDRYFDPPQDYLELWKLEVLPEYHGKGFGSALVKFAKSFDLPVKTNARQRSSEFWEKMGFQSVTYNPDRDRGENPYVCYPKGVAEQEPVENDNPVKHPGI is encoded by the coding sequence ATGTATAAAGTTCAACGACTTCTTATCAATTTTAAAACTCTTGAAGAATTTAAGAAGTTTAAAGAATATGGGATCCAGGAGCTGTCAATGCTTGAGGATCTACAGGAAAATATTATCGAAAACGATAGTGAATCACCGTTTTATGGAATCTATTATGGGAATAAGTTGGTCGCTAGAATGAGTCTATACAGAATTGACGGGAACTACGATCGTTATTTCGACCCGCCACAGGATTATTTAGAGCTTTGGAAGCTTGAAGTACTCCCTGAATATCACGGAAAAGGATTTGGAAGCGCTCTCGTCAAGTTTGCGAAGTCATTCGATCTTCCTGTCAAAACGAATGCAAGACAGCGATCCAGTGAGTTTTGGGAAAAGATGGGCTTTCAATCGGTCACGTATAATCCTGACCGAGATCGAGGAGAAAATCCCTATGTATGCTATCCAAAGGGTGTAGCAGAACAAGAACCGGTTGAGAATGATAACCCTGTAAAACATCCAGGTATTTAA
- a CDS encoding acetyl/propionyl/methylcrotonyl-CoA carboxylase subunit alpha: MKKILIANRGEIAARIVRTCETLGIETVIVYSQADRDLPYVKNAKIAYEIGEPPVVKSYLRGDRILEIARSENVDAIHPGYGFLSENADFVRKVENANITFIGPRADVVEAMGDKVRARDTMKDAGVPVVPGSDGPISDVDEAVALADTIGYPVMVKASAGGGGIGMQRCDDEKTLRSAFVSSQNRAKAYFGNDEMFMEKFISNSRHIEVQVFGDKLGNIVHLFERDCSIQRRHQKVVEETPSPFLSEEVREQICNAAVQAADHVKYTNAGTVEFIVDGQENFYFLEMNTRLQVEHPVTEMVTGLDLIEWQLNVAEGKPLPLSQGEITKSGHSIEFRIYAEDPNTFLPAPGTIGSFLLPELEGSRVDTGYGPDTQVTPFYDPMVAKVIIHASDRKKAIQQSLNFFKKWKLDGIKHNGPLFESILNDGDFQKGNYTTQFLNQRSSKVNN, translated from the coding sequence TTGAAAAAAATCCTTATAGCAAACCGAGGGGAAATTGCAGCTAGAATTGTTAGAACATGTGAAACACTTGGAATCGAAACCGTTATTGTGTATTCACAGGCTGATCGCGATCTTCCTTACGTGAAGAATGCTAAAATAGCCTATGAAATAGGTGAACCACCAGTAGTCAAGTCGTACTTGCGTGGTGATCGGATACTTGAAATCGCAAGGTCTGAAAACGTAGATGCGATTCATCCAGGTTATGGTTTTTTATCCGAAAATGCCGATTTTGTACGAAAAGTTGAAAACGCTAACATTACGTTCATCGGCCCGCGAGCAGATGTTGTTGAAGCGATGGGTGATAAAGTACGAGCACGTGATACGATGAAAGATGCTGGAGTTCCTGTAGTCCCTGGAAGTGATGGTCCGATAAGTGATGTTGACGAAGCTGTCGCATTAGCAGATACAATCGGATATCCTGTGATGGTCAAGGCAAGCGCTGGTGGTGGTGGTATTGGGATGCAGAGATGTGACGATGAAAAGACATTACGTTCTGCGTTCGTATCCAGCCAAAACCGGGCAAAAGCTTACTTTGGAAATGATGAAATGTTTATGGAAAAATTCATTTCGAACAGTCGTCATATTGAGGTTCAAGTCTTCGGTGATAAGCTGGGGAATATCGTCCATCTTTTTGAACGCGATTGCTCCATCCAGAGAAGGCACCAAAAAGTTGTTGAAGAAACACCTTCTCCATTTTTATCTGAAGAGGTTCGTGAGCAGATTTGTAACGCAGCTGTTCAGGCTGCAGATCATGTAAAATACACAAATGCAGGAACGGTGGAATTCATCGTTGATGGACAGGAGAATTTTTACTTCCTAGAAATGAATACGAGGCTTCAAGTAGAGCATCCAGTTACAGAAATGGTTACTGGATTAGACTTGATTGAGTGGCAGCTGAACGTGGCGGAAGGGAAGCCATTACCATTGTCCCAGGGTGAAATTACAAAGAGCGGACATAGTATAGAATTCAGGATTTATGCTGAGGATCCGAACACGTTTTTACCTGCCCCTGGCACGATCGGGAGCTTTTTACTTCCTGAATTGGAAGGGAGTCGTGTTGATACGGGCTATGGTCCTGATACACAGGTGACCCCATTTTACGATCCGATGGTGGCAAAGGTTATCATTCATGCTAGCGATCGAAAAAAAGCCATTCAGCAATCATTGAACTTTTTTAAAAAGTGGAAGCTGGATGGAATCAAGCATAATGGACCTCTTTTTGAAAGCATCTTAAACGATGGTGATTTTCAAAAAGGAAATTATACAACACAATTTCTTAATCAACGTTCTTCAAAAGTAAACAATTAG
- a CDS encoding biotin/lipoyl-binding carrier protein, whose amino-acid sequence MKEINASMAGTVLNVLVSEGESVAAGQAVMMLESMKMEIPIEAPEAGEVSAVNVNVGDFVNEGDTLAVLK is encoded by the coding sequence ATGAAAGAAATCAATGCATCAATGGCAGGAACAGTCTTGAATGTACTCGTATCGGAAGGTGAATCAGTAGCAGCGGGTCAGGCTGTAATGATGTTGGAATCTATGAAAATGGAAATTCCGATTGAAGCACCGGAAGCTGGAGAAGTTAGTGCAGTTAACGTCAATGTTGGGGATTTTGTAAACGAAGGAGATACACTGGCTGTTCTCAAGTAA
- a CDS encoding acyl-CoA carboxylase subunit beta, which yields MSKTLNETLQATNERIESGGAEKYHEKLKTQNKLFARKRLDLLFDEGSYTIEDGKFANNKDEGLPADGVVTAIGKVGGKTVCVMANDSTVKAGSWGARTVEKIIRIQETAMRLKVPLYYLVDSAGARITDQIDMFPNRRGAGRIFYNQVKMSGMIPQVCVLFGPSAAGGAYIPAFCDIVIMVDGNASMYLGSPRMAEKVIGEKVTLEEMGGAKMHCSVSGCGDVLAESEEEAIESARQYLSYFPANYEKKPEKAEVEEPFLDKNLSDIVPENQNVPFDMYEFINGLIDDQSFYEVKKLFAPEMITGFARLNGAPVGIIANQPKVKGGVLFVDSADKAAKFITLCDAFSIPLLFLADVPGFMIGTKVERAGIIRHGAKLIAAMSDVTVPKISVIVRKAYGAGLYAMAGPAFEPDCCIALPTAQIAVMGPEAAVNAVYSNKISEIEDPKERIQYVQEKHKEYKEHIDIYKLASEMIVDDIVSADQLREELIDRYKVYENKEMTFSTRKHPVYPV from the coding sequence ATGTCGAAAACATTAAACGAAACTTTGCAAGCGACGAATGAACGTATCGAAAGCGGCGGCGCAGAGAAGTACCATGAAAAATTAAAAACACAAAATAAATTATTTGCAAGAAAACGACTTGATTTATTATTCGATGAAGGATCCTATACGATTGAAGACGGTAAATTCGCCAACAATAAGGATGAAGGATTACCTGCAGATGGTGTTGTGACGGCTATTGGAAAAGTTGGCGGAAAAACAGTATGCGTCATGGCCAACGATTCCACTGTAAAGGCTGGATCTTGGGGGGCGCGTACAGTCGAGAAAATCATTCGTATCCAAGAGACTGCCATGCGTTTGAAGGTACCTCTCTACTATCTTGTCGACTCTGCCGGAGCACGAATCACGGATCAAATTGACATGTTTCCAAATCGACGTGGAGCTGGAAGGATTTTTTATAACCAGGTCAAAATGTCTGGAATGATCCCTCAAGTATGTGTTCTTTTTGGTCCTTCAGCAGCTGGTGGGGCCTACATCCCAGCATTCTGCGACATTGTTATCATGGTGGACGGGAATGCTTCGATGTATCTAGGTTCACCACGTATGGCTGAGAAGGTTATTGGTGAAAAGGTTACACTTGAGGAAATGGGTGGAGCAAAGATGCACTGCAGCGTTAGTGGATGCGGTGATGTACTTGCAGAATCTGAAGAAGAGGCAATTGAATCAGCGCGGCAATACCTATCCTACTTCCCGGCAAATTATGAGAAAAAACCTGAAAAAGCTGAAGTGGAAGAGCCGTTCCTGGATAAAAACCTTTCCGACATCGTACCCGAAAATCAAAACGTCCCATTTGATATGTATGAATTTATCAATGGATTGATAGACGATCAGAGCTTTTATGAGGTAAAGAAGCTTTTTGCTCCTGAGATGATTACCGGATTTGCTCGTTTGAATGGTGCGCCAGTCGGGATCATTGCCAACCAACCCAAAGTAAAGGGCGGCGTACTCTTTGTCGATTCAGCTGATAAAGCTGCAAAGTTCATTACACTATGTGATGCCTTCTCGATCCCGTTGCTATTCTTGGCTGATGTTCCTGGCTTTATGATCGGAACGAAGGTGGAACGGGCTGGAATTATCCGGCATGGAGCGAAACTTATTGCTGCAATGAGTGATGTAACTGTTCCTAAAATTTCTGTCATTGTTCGGAAGGCATATGGAGCTGGCCTTTATGCAATGGCAGGTCCGGCGTTCGAACCGGATTGTTGTATTGCTCTCCCAACAGCACAAATTGCTGTTATGGGACCTGAAGCAGCTGTCAATGCTGTTTATTCGAATAAGATAAGTGAAATTGAAGATCCGAAAGAACGGATTCAATACGTACAGGAAAAACATAAAGAGTATAAAGAGCATATCGATATTTACAAGCTTGCTTCTGAAATGATCGTGGATGATATCGTTTCAGCCGATCAGCTACGCGAGGAATTAATTGATCGATATAAAGTATATGAAAACAAGGAAATGACGTTCAGTACCCGAAAGCATCCGGTTTATCCAGTATAG